TATATACAAGGATTAATGGGAGCAGAATCGTATGCTTTAGGACTCATGAAAACACCAACTGGTCAAATGGTTACGGGTTCTAAATACCAATTTGCTAATTCTTACGAAGGATCATTGACTGGAAATTTTAGAATTCAACGGTTGTATCAATATCCTGATCCTGATGCACCAAAATTAAGAGCGTATGGAATAGTGTATAAAAGTGGTGTACCCGCAGGAGCTATCAGAGTAACCATGACGCCGATTAGTACAAATGGCAAAATGAAGCAAGGTAGAGTGAAAGCAGATATTAGGTATCAGAACCTATTAGCAGAGGAAGCGGACTATACATTTGCTTATGGTGTTCATTCCGACTTAGCAGGAAATCATAGTAATACACCAACCTACTCCTTGGGAAATCTTGAAGGATTATATGTTGGAGTTGATGGTAAGACACCATCTCAGCTAACACCAGATAATACGCCATATCGCGTGTACTTTTGGCGCGATGGTTATGAGAACCAACCTAAGACGATGCATCCAGATTATTCATATAGTTCAACACCTAGAAGTATCTTTGACTATATTGGAACAAATACTGGAACTGGGACAGCAACACCAGCCTGGAATCCTTACGCTCCTGGAATGGCCCTAGAGGCCGATCCGGGAAGAGGCATGCAAATTAAAGATAAGTACAACCACCCAGTATATGCCTTTAAATGGGATCAGTTGTTGTTAGGTCAAAATAGCATTGGGAATATCGCTTTAGATATATCAGTGACAGAAGATGGTGGTGTTCCTCAAGACCCACCTGAATTGACATTAGATAAAGAAAAAGATTTCTCCACAGGAGAAGCTTACATGCTGACAGGGAAATGGAAGGATAAAGATAGTTCTTCGGTAGAATTATTTTATTCAATTGATGGGAAACCGGCTCAATCTTTAAGTGGCACGATTTTAAATCCAAATAAAGGAATAGATGAACTCTTTACCATTAACCTAGATGCAACAGATATTCCATTAGGAAATCACACGATCACGGTTTACGTAAGAGACAAAGAAGGAAATGAGTCTGACGTACAAGTCTTCAAATTAATTGAACCTACACCGCCGATCATTACATTAGATCAAACAGAAGATAAGTCATTGGGCGTTGATTACACATTGTCAGGAAGCTTTACCGATCAGGAATCTGAGCAAGTAACCATTTGGTATCAAGTAGACGAACAGCCTGCTAAAGCTACAAAGACTTATCCTAATACAGCCATTAATACAGCTTTACCATACGAATTTACGATTCCTGCTGCAGAAATCCCAGAAGGACCACATAACATTCAAGTCTATGCAATCGATAGTGAAGGGAAACAATCAAACGTAGAGCTATTTAAATTAACAGAGGCTACAGCTAACTTGATCGTAGAGTTTGTTGATGAGAATAAAAATGAACTGAACAAAAGTGAAACCATTCCAGGAACAGTTGGCGTAGACAAAATCGACTTAACAGATAAAAGTAAATATAACGTTGCATCAATTATCAGTAAGCTGGAAAACGACGGTTATAAACTAATCGATTTTCCTGCTGATCAACATGAGATTATTCTTCCAGCAGGCGGTAGAGTTGTCCAGTACGTCTTTGAAGGGCAGCTTCGCTTAGTCTCTGCACCTGAATTAATCCAATTTGGGCAACAGAAATATAATGCAAAAGTCACTCGAGTAAATGATCCAATCTATGATAAGGACTTGATTGTTAAGGATAATCGGACCTCAGTTGGTAGATGGACACTAACGGCAAAATTAACCAAAGAAATGACTAGCACAACAGATCCTTCTGCTGTTCTAAAAAACGCTGTTCGATATGTCTATGATGGTGACGAAATTATCATAGGTAAAGATACGGCGCTGCCTATTATGGTACACGATACACTTACAAAAGATCCCTATAATATTAGTGATACTTGGTCAGGTACACAAACGGGTGATGGCGTAAAACTAGAAGTAAACCCAGGCGATGTGAAAAAAATGGGTAGTTACGAAGGAGAGATCCTGTGGGAACTTGCAGCGACGCCAGTATCGTAGAAAAAGGAGGAAAGAAATGAAAAAGAAGCATACTACTCTATATTTCATCCTGCTGTTTCTCATGATGCTGGGAATATTTCATAGTGCAAAAGCATACGCTAATGGCGGTGAGGTGACGGTTGACGGAGTGATCGGTTTCTATGAAGAATCCGTTGAACCTACAATAACGAGTACCAGCACTTCAGAAAACCCAATCGTAAAACCAGAAGGAAAGTATCCAAGCACAGGAGAACTTGTAAAAAAAAGTCTTCCGTGGTTGGGCGGCTTACTCATCATCATAGCAGTGGTTGTCTGGTTTAAGTTTAGAAATTCCAAGGAGGAAAAAAATGAAAAAAATTAGCTCTCTTCATTTATTTTTCTCTAGTGCAAGTGTACTTGCGTTAAGTAGTTTCTTTATTAACGTATCGTACAGTCAGGCGGAAGAGCAAAATGTAGCAGGGGCTGGTACAGTGGAGATGATAAGCAATCTTCCAACCGGTCCTGTTGACCCAGAGAATCCAGAAAATCCTGTCAACCCAGGGCCTGGTCCTTCAACGATAGGGCCACTGCGAATCGATTTTGTATCAACCTTAAATTTTGGCAATAATAAGATTCAAGAAAAAGATCGCCAATTTTTTGCTAATGCTCAATTATTTCATGACGGAACCACACCGCGAGGCAGCTATGTTCAAATTACAGATGAACGTTCTGGGAAACAAGGCTGGACATTGCAAGTACGTCAAGAATACCAATTTAAAAATCCGGTGATTCAGGAAACGGAAGCGCAGGAACTTAGAGGTGCTACGTTATCCTTCGATCATGGCTGGGCTAATAGTGCCTATCCTTTAGAAACACCACCAAATGTTGTCAAAGATACTATTGAAATAACTGAATTGGCAACCACTCAAAATGTTGCAGTTGCGAGTGAAAATAGTGGGAAAGGCCAGTGGACGATTGAATTTGGCGCTTCAAAAACGAATACCAATGATCGGGACAATACGCTCTTTCTAAAACAGAAACCTTCTGGGGAAGCTGTGCTAGATCAAGCTTTTGAGAATCAGCCAGTTTTTGAAAACAAGGCGATTTTCTTATCTATCCCAGAGGGCACAGTCATTAAACCGGTACAATATCAGACAGAGTTAACATGGCTATTAGCCGCTCTGCCAAACTAAATAGAGTTAACTTGTAAAACAAGTAACTATATAAAATCATAAACACACACAATAGGAGGAAATGAAATGAAAGCAAAAGCATTATGTGCAACAGTATTAACTGCAGTTATTGCAGCGTCATTAGTCGGAGGGGTAACAGCTTCTGCTGATACAGTACAAAAAAGTTTAGCTGGTAAAGGTACTGTAGAATACGTTGAAGATACAGGTAGCAATGGAAAACTAGATCCAGAAGATGAAAATAAAGAAGTAACACCTAAAGATGAAAACGATGTTACTGAAAACCCATCAACAGGTTTTGGCTCAATTACAATTGATAGAGTTGCAGCGTTGAACTTTGGTCAACAAAAAGTATCAACAAAAACAGAAACCTATGCAGCGAAAGAAATTAATTTAAGCCAAACGGATCTAGATGGAGCAACTCCAGTAGACGTTGTTCGTGGACCTTTTGTTCAATGGACTGACAAACGTGCCGGAGCTGATCACACGTATGCAGTCAAAGCTGAATTAACAAAACAATTTACCTTAAAAGGTGCAGCAGCTGATCCAGCAAAACTTAACAAAGCAACACTTCGTTACACAAATGGCGTATTGAACTCAACACAAAAAGAGCTTCCATTATGGCCAGCAGGAAACCCAAATAACTTAGAGCTAGCTTTTGGTGAAGGTAATGCAGCTGCAGGACCACAACTGGTATTGGATAACACTACTTCAACTGGTGCTGTAGGTTTAGGAACATACACTGCAGAATATGGTCAATCTGCTGACTTTACTGCTGCAAAAATTGCTCGTGAAGGTGCACCAACAACAGGTATCGGTCAAGCGTCAAATTCAGTCTTTCTAGATGTTCCAGCGCAAACGATTGAATTAGGAACGTACGAAGCAGAAATTACTTGGTCTATTGAATACACACCAGTAGCGTAAAATAATAAACTAAATTTTACTCAGATTTAGAGCCTGAAGAGAGTGGGACAAAACAAAATACTGTTTTGTTTCGCTCTTTAAATCCGAATAAACGGCGGGAAAAAGCAATTATTACGATTACAGCAAATTCTAAATGCTGTTATCTCGTCCACCTCAGGCTCAATCTTGATTAATGTAAAGGATGATGACCAAATGACGAAAAGAATACAACATATAATTTTCCTAATGACAGCTTTTTTAGCTATCGTAGGTACAAATCAAACTACATATGCAGATGAGACTACATCAGGAGAACAAGGCGGTTTCTATTATGAAGTCCATTACCCAGAGAATCAAAAAGAGCAAAAGGGATACTTTGATTTACAAATGTCTCCTGGACAACAGCAAACGGTTGATATAGTCTTAAAAAACTTAAGCGATAAAGAACAAGTAATTGGCGTTAGCATTAATGGAACGCGTACCAATTCCAGTGGCGTTATTGAGTATGGCCCTAGTCAACTAGAGAAAGATCCGTCATTAAAATTTGATTTTGTAGATTTAGTAAAAGCACCAGATAAAGTTGAATTGAAGCCTAAAGAAGAAAAAACATTAAACATCGAGCTAACGATGCCCAAAACATCGTATGATGGCATTATCGTGGGAGGGATTCAGTTAAAACAATTATCTGATGATCAGCCTCAAGAGAAGAAGTCCTCAGGCAATGGTGCAGCGGTTGTTAATAAGTATGCTTATCTGATAGGTATGGTGCTGCAAGAAACCGAAGTCGAAGTGAAACCTGAGTTGACTTTAAATAAAGTAGAAGCAAACCAATACAATTATCGCAACGCAATCTTTGCAAATGTTTCAAATACCAAAGCTAATTTCTTGAAAAAATTATCTATGGAAGTTCAAATCACAGAAAAAGGGAAAAAAGAAGTTCTTTATGAAACAAAAAAGACTGAAATGAATATGGCTCCGAATACGTTTCTAAACTTCCCTATAAGTATGAACGGTGAAAAGATGATCCCAGGCAAGTACGTAGCGAATATTTTGGCTGTCGCAGGTGACCAAAAGTGGTCTTGGGAGCAAGAATTTACGATTTCTGATGATCAAGCAGATAAATTTAATAATGACGATGTTGATTTAGTCAGAGAAAAAGGAATCAATTGGCCATTGATTATTGGGATAGCCGTCGGTATTTTTAGTGTGATCGTGGCGAGTATTGTACTGATTCGTGTGCTAAATGAGAAAAAAAACAAAAAGCAAAGCAAAAAAAGAAAGAAATCTCAAAATAGATAATTCAAGATAGGCGGATAAGATGACTATAATTGAAATAATCATAGTAGGCGCTCTTACGTTAACCGTACTCAGTTTTTTGTTATTTTTACTATCTATGTTTTTATTTATTCAAACAAGTAGAGAAATTAAAAAAATTGCAGGAAGACGTGCGAAAAATGCTAAGCATAAGCGGCAATTAGCTCGTAAACGAAAGCAGCTGAAGAGTGAAAAAAGAAACCAAAAACGTCTAGTTATTACGTTTTTAGCTACAGTATTTTTATTTGGCGCAGGTAGTATGCTAGGCTTGTATTATCAATCAATTGCATTAACCAAAGAAGATGAATCCTCTGTTGTCAAAGGTTATTTCTTATTGAATGATTTTGAGCAACAGTTAGAATCTGCCAAAACAGAAAGTGATAATAAAGAAAAAATTAATGGTAATATTCGTTACTTGGCAAGTGCCATCTCTAGTTATGGTGCCAAAAAGGCCAGCACCATTAATTCAGAAAAAGGTCAGCTGACCCTAAATCGTTATTATAAAGCGATGCAAGACATTGGAACAAATGCGATGCGGGTAACTGAGGAGTTATATGGTAATGAAGTCTTGGTAGAGGATTACCAAAAGGATATTCAACGTGTCCGCAACTATCAAAAACAGGTTTTTGAACTATATAAAGTCGACGAAGCTGAATTAAAGAATGCAAAAAGGTAACAGCTAAAGGACCGTGACATATGAGTAAAAATAAACAAACAAAAACGTCACTCAAAAAAGAACAGTCAAATGGTCGAGGCTCTAAACCAGTTTCTGTAAATAGAAAGAAAATGACGAGTTCTTCCAAAAAACAGAAACAGCAGAAAATCAGACATAAAAAGCTAATAAAGAAGCAAAAGCGTGTCCGTTTAGCGAAAGAGCTTATGTTAGCAGTAACATTATTGCTCGTATTACTTTATTTACAGTCGCTTTTCTTTTTTAGTTTTGCTAAAGTAAATAGTTATGCAATGAGTCCCACCTTGAAAATGGGCGAGTACGTGTTCATTGACAAAAATGCTCGCATTCAAAGGCAAGATATTCTTTTGATCAAGAGAGAAAATGCTCGAACGATTGAAATGAAGCGAGTGATTGGATTACCTAGTGAAAATGTCGAGTATAAAGAGGATCAGTTATATATTAATGGTGTAGAACGAAGTGAACCATATCTTGCTGCTGAAAAGACGTCTGCTGCTAATAGTGATTTTTTGTATACCAAAGACTTTACGCTGTTTGGATTGATGGGTACAACCGAATTGCCAGCAGACCGTTACTTTGTATTGGGTGATAATCGGTTATATTCTACAGATAGTCGCGATTATGGAACAATAAAAAAATCAGAGATAATCGGTATTGTGAGTTTTCAATTTTAATAGTAGAAGCAAAAAAGCAGAGCGAAAATCTTGAAAATGATTTTCGCTCTGCTTTCTTTTTTTTGAATGTAGGGGACAATTTGCTAACTTTAATCGCCGTTATAGTCAGCAAAACTGGGGCCACTACTACGGACTTTATTTTGTTCTGCTTCCTCTAATGCGGTAAATAAGGTACTGTCATTTAAAAAGGTATCCCAATCAGCAGACATCATGGCATTTAGTTCGTCGACAGAGCTGTGACCTAAAACGTCAGTATTTACGCCCTCATCGGTAACAAAATTTCCATGCTTATCATGTGTTGCTTTTTTTAGTGCGGCTAAATCATGTTTTTTACCAAATAATTTATCCCATTCTTCACGTAACGTATGAGCCATAGTAAGTCCCTCTTTCTAACGCTTTGTATGTCTCTATTTTATAATATTATTGAATTTATTGCTCAGATAAAGGTGTATCGTTAGAGCCAAAAAAACTAGGCTGTACTTTTCTCTTCTAACTGAAAAGTAAGCAACCTAGTTTTTTAATCACTGAATTTATGGATTTTGTGAGTTATTGGAGTTAGATGAGTTTTGTTTAAGTGCAGATTGATCGATGGTTAATTCTACATCCACACTTTGTTCTTTTCCATCACGGTAGAATGTCACTTTCATTTTATCGCCCACTTTTTTCTTGTAAAGAGCACTTTGTAAGTCAGTTACAGAGTCGATGTCTTTATCATCAATTTTAGTGATGACATCGTATCTTTCAAGGCCGGCTTTGTCAGCAGGTGTTGCTGTTTGAACAGAACGAACAAGGACGCCCATTTGTACAGTTTCAGGAAGTTTCAAGATTTCTTTTCTTTGTTGTGTGGAGACATTTGTTAATTCTTCCATTGTGATTCCCAAGGCTGGACGAGTTACTTTTCCTTCTTTTTCTAATTGGTTGATAATATTAACGACATCGTTACTTGGAATTGCAAAGCCCATTCCTTCAACACTGACTTGGCTTTCAGATTGAACGATTTTAACAGAGTTGATTCCGATTACTTGCCCTTCGATGTTGACTAAAGGACCTCCTGAGTTACCAGGGTTGATCGCTGCATCTGTTTGGATCGCATTGATATTGATTGCTTGACCGTTGTTTTCATTTTGGATATTTCTATTTAGTGAAGAAATGATCCCTTGAGTTACTGAGTTAGCATAAGCTGAACCTAATGGAGAACCGATCGCTAAAGCGGGTTCGCCGATTTTCAAGTTATCAGAATTACCAAATTCAGCAATTGAATCAACTTTGTCAGCAGAAATCTTGATTACAGCAAGGTCAGTATAAGAATCTGTTCCAACCAATTCACCTTCGACTTTAGTTCCATCATGCAAAACAACTTCTAAACCTTTCGCTTGGTCTACTACGTGATTATTTGTGACCACATAAGCTGTTTTACCATCTTTCTTGTAGATAACGCCACTACCTTCACTAGTAGCTTGTAAGTCACTACCATCAGACTCAGCGTTATTAGAGTCATTCCCTTCATTTCCACCAAAGATACTGCCAAAACCGCTAGCATCACTATTTTGACTTGGACTTTGCAAGTTGATCACTGAAACGACTGAATCTTTTACTTTATCAACTGCCTTTGTGACATCACTATTGACATCTAAACTAACATTAGTGACTTTTGTATCGCCCTTGTTATCTTTTACTGTACTAGTTGTTGTGGATGAATTAGATGAAGGAGCGTTTTGACCCATGATCGCATAAGCACCACCAAAAGCTAGCGCTCCTCCGAGTAACCCTCCAACTAAACCAATCCCCAATTTTTTGAATAAGCCATTTTGCTTTTTATCTGAATTAGGTGTAACATCTTTTTTTTGCATACAAGCAACCTCCTATTTAATTATCATTATTTGTTATATTTAGTATAGTCTTTCAAGACACCTTTAGTCTACCGAATAGCTTTGAATTTTTTATGAACAAGTTAGGGAGAAAAACAGATACAAATAATGAAAAAAGATTATTACTGGAATACTTATACACAATAAAGTGTGAAGAACTTTTGAAAAACAGAGGAAAACTCCTGTGAAAAAGTTATCCACAAAATGTGGATAATGTGGATAAATAAATGGGAATATGTGTTTGTATCTCAAAATACTATGAAATAAAGGATAATTCAGTGTAAAGTTGTGGATAAGTCTGTGCATATGTGTATAACTTTGTGGGAAAGTATGTGGAAGACTCAAAACATTCATGATAAAATTGTTAACAAGTGAAAGAATCAAACAGGAAGAGACGTGAAATCAATGAAAATAAAAATCATTACTGTGGGGAAGTTGAAAGAAAAATATTTAGTGCAAGGAATCAATGAATATTTAAAACGCCTGCAAAGTTATGCAAAAGTTGAGATTATTGAAGTAGCAGATGAAAAAGCACCAGAGAATTTAAGTGAAGCAGAGATGCTTCAGGTCAAAGGTAAAGAAGGCGAACGCATTTTAGCGAAAATTTCAGATCAGGATCATGTCTTTGTGCTGGCGATCAATGGGAAACAATTTAGTAGTGAGGAATTTTCTAAAGAAATCGAGCAATTAGGAATTAATGGTAAAAGTCAGTTGGCATTTGTGATCGGTGGTTCGCTTGGTTTAAGTGATGAGGTGTTGAAAAGAAGTCAGCAACAGATGTCATTTGGAAAGTTGACGTATCCACATCAGTTGATGCGGCTGGTTTTGGTGGAGCAGATCTATCGAGGATTTCGGATTATGCGGGGAGAACCGTATCATAAGTAGGGATATTTTTTGGAAAGGATGACTAATGGATAAACGGATATACAAGACGATGGAATATATTTCGTTTCACGATATGACTATCACAGATGCTTTATTTAAAAATCATGTACTCATAATTAAGCTTGATGGAGTATATTGCTTTTTAGAAAATAATAATGAGAAAGGTGTCTTTGTATCTAACGGTGAACAAAAATTAGTTATAACTGTTAGAAATATTTTGAATTGGCATGACTGGGAGAATGAACTTCAATGTACTGATGATTTCTCTGTTCTTAATGGTAAAACCTTTTTAGCTTTAGAAAGTAAGGAAGAAAAAAAGATCAAACTAATTTATAGTATAGGTGAAATTGAAATAGAGATCACAGAGATTTTTTCTGAAATACTACTTACGGATCTGTATTGGTATAGAGGATTGGATGATGAAGAGAGAAAATATATGAATCTGCCAATCTCCTCGTTACCGGTTTCATTTTTTTGAAGTTTGGTAAATATAGATGACTGTATTTTTTATTAAAGTTAAAAATAGAATTAGCTAATACATGTGTAAATAGGCTAGTTGGATCATAGGTTCAACTAGCCTATTTGATAGAGAGGAATACTTCTCTATTAAAAAATAAATTTATATTATAATTATAGATGTAAAGGAGTGTGGTATGGTTGAGTACAGATTATCCAGTAACAATAAAAGAGTTTTTTCAATGGTTAGATGATGGTGGGTTTAATCAGTTTGGAATTCACCTGAGTGAAAATACAAATCCAGAAGGATATGGAGTAAGAAGAGTTGGTTCACAACTTGAACTATTTTATTCTGAAAGAGGTCAGGTATATCCAGAAAAACAGTTTAATACTGAGAAAGAACTAGTTGGCTACTTAGCTGCAAAATTAGAGAAAAGTAATTGGGCTAGAACCCATTGTATTTCTGCTACAGAGAACAAGAATACCTCAGAAGTATTAGCTAAAGAACTGAATAAAATGAACATTAAGTTTGATCAGGAAGAGCTACCATATTCCGATGATGGAAGAATGTTTTACAGAACAATGGTGTACGGAACTGATATCAAGAAGGTAGAACATCTAAAACAGAAATACTATAATTAACATAATAAATATCGGAAATATTATCAAGAAGAAAATGTGAATTAGGCATAGGAGTAATGTAATGACAAAAACATTTGAAGATGAATTTATGGAATGGCAAGCAGATATGGTTGATATCGCTAAAGAATTTATTGAAGATCGAGCAGAAAAAATTTACTTATATGGTTCTATTGAAAATGGGGGGTATTCCTTTAATTTATTCTTTCAAATCCATGGTCAAATTGTAACCATGAATAAAGTCAATTCTGCAATAATTGAAGGGGAAAAAGAATATGATATATCTTCCGATAGAAAATGGGCTGTTCTGCGAATAGGGACTGAAGACTTACAAAAAATAGAAGAAGTTTGCAAGAAATATGAACAACCAGTATCGACACAATTCAAATTGTACTATGATGTGCATGAAAATAGTTTGAAAGCTAAATACAAGTATGATCCTATGTATTCTAATACTGATGACCTTCATAGTTCTGACATCTTTATGTCATGGTATGAAGAAGTAAAACAAGAAATAGAGGGAGAAAAGTAGAAGAGGAAGGAAATGATGAATAATAAACAAATGTTTTACGTGATATTATTAAACGTAATCACTTTTTTCTTACTCGTTTCATGTAAAAATTCTGAGAGTATTAAAGGAACTTGGCACGTACAAAATGACTCTGGTGAAATTTCAGAAATGACAATCACCGTAAATGATGTGAAGCTAGAAGTCAATTAAATCACTTCAGGTACGACTGAGGGCAAAAAATATTTTGAAATGGAAATAGGGAGAGTAGGGAGAGTGCATATTATTTTCCCAGAAAAAAAAGATGATACCATTGCTATTATGATTATTCCTAATACTAAAGAACCTTATTTACGCTATGCAATGAACAGAGAGAAACAACCTGATTATTCAAAATATGATGAAAAATATGTGAAGTAATATCTATTTGAATCATTAGATAAATTCTATAGAAGAGTTGTTTTTTTCAAGTGACCAAAATTCTGTCATACGGTATGGCATATGTGTTGAACCAAACATCATATATTATTGGGAGTATTCAAGAAAATTTTACCTAAGAAATTAATAATCATTTTGAAGAACGCAGGGGTCTACAAGATTTACTTAGCTGTTTTTCGATGATATTATGAGGAAGATTTTTACGTCAACATGTTTTCTTAACCCAAAATATTTAATCAAGTTACTAATAACTAATTGTATTTTATCAAAAAATAACTATATATTATATCTACGAAGATCAATCATCTTAAATGGTGGTTGGTCTATTTTTGTGTTTCAAGGAGGGAAATAAAATGTTTGATAACAAAGAAAATCGTTACATCACGAGAGGAGTGAATGAACAAGTACCAAAAGAAATCCAACTCTATTGCTGGCAATTAATCGACAAAAAAAGAAGCGAAGCAGAACCAGAATTAGACTACTAACAAATCTTTGAGTTCAATCCAGATAACCAACGCCAAGCAGTTGAAGTGATTCATCGACAATACTTCGATCATGAAGGATGGCATGATGACTCAACGTGGTTGATAAATAATATTTCGCTAACTATTAATTAATTAAAATGTTTTGACATTCATAAGGTTAGTCAAAGTTCAATGAAAATAGACTTAGAGGAAGTAGTCAAAACGATAATTTCATTTTTAGAAAATAATTGTTTAAGTAAAGTTTATATTGAATATGAGTAAACTTTAAAATAAAAAGGTACTAGACTTTCTGGTTAATAATGAATAATAAAGTTTTAACTAGGAAAGTTGTGAATCTCTAACGAAAGACTAACTATTGTGGAATCACATTTGGAAAAAGAAGAAATTAAAAAAACTATACAGGAGAATATTATTGAAATAAAAAAAGTTCATCTAAAAATATTTTGGAGCAATTAGAAACAGATTTTGCTGATAATAGTTCTTTTAAAGATGTAATTGTTAAACTATCGAAAACTTAATAAAAAAGTGTTTTATCGTAAGAGTGTTAATCAAGTGGCAAGCAGTAAGCTTGCTAATAGCTTAAATGTGTTGGCGTAAAAAAATCAAAAGAATACTTTAGTCTTAATAAATGCTTATCTGATGTGAAGTAAATTCGTTTAGAAATTTTAAATTATTGAAATAGAAATTAGGGTAATTGATTGTTTCTAATTACCCTAATTTTTTTATGAGTTGTTTCTAAAACCATAGAGAGTAAGGACTTTCTGCTTACGCGTAGAAGAAACATTTGTATAAATTTCAGTTGTAGAGATATTTGAATGTCCTAGAAGTTCTTGAATATCTCTTAAGTGATCTCGTTTTTTTTTACTAGATGATGGCTGATAGTCATTAACGCTACTAGTTAATCGACGGAGTTCGAGCACACTTAGTGTTTTTGGCAATTTTTTTTCTTTACGTATAGCCATAGTAGGTAAAGCCGTGAGCTGTAAATTCTCTTTTTCAGTTAAAAAATTCCAAAACATTTTTATTGTAATCAATTTTCTTTTTTTAGTGTTGGACTTATAGTTGTTTGTTTGAATTAAAAAGTCAGTATAATTATCAAAACAATCATCAATAGTACCATTAGTTGGATCATAGTGATTCGTAAGTTGATTTAAATCAGTTGTATATGCGTGAATTGTTTTAGGCGAAAGGTTTTGCATTTTTTTATAAATAATAAATCTATTGATATAGTGTTTCATAGGTTCTCCTTATTAAAAAGTTGTTATTTTTTTACAACATATATGATATAATAAAACTACTAATAATACGCAATTATTTGGAGGTTTTAAAGTGGAAAACTTGAAAATTTTAGAACAGTTAAATAAAAACTATGCAACTTACGACAAAAACACCTTACCCTTGTGTGCAGCCGAAAATGTGATGTCTAATTTTTCAAAACTGCCATTATC
The Enterococcus silesiacus DNA segment above includes these coding regions:
- a CDS encoding serine protease, which produces MQKKDVTPNSDKKQNGLFKKLGIGLVGGLLGGALAFGGAYAIMGQNAPSSNSSTTTSTVKDNKGDTKVTNVSLDVNSDVTKAVDKVKDSVVSVINLQSPSQNSDASGFGSIFGGNEGNDSNNAESDGSDLQATSEGSGVIYKKDGKTAYVVTNNHVVDQAKGLEVVLHDGTKVEGELVGTDSYTDLAVIKISADKVDSIAEFGNSDNLKIGEPALAIGSPLGSAYANSVTQGIISSLNRNIQNENNGQAININAIQTDAAINPGNSGGPLVNIEGQVIGINSVKIVQSESQVSVEGMGFAIPSNDVVNIINQLEKEGKVTRPALGITMEELTNVSTQQRKEILKLPETVQMGVLVRSVQTATPADKAGLERYDVITKIDDKDIDSVTDLQSALYKKKVGDKMKVTFYRDGKEQSVDVELTIDQSALKQNSSNSNNSQNP
- a CDS encoding 23S rRNA (pseudouridine(1915)-N(3))-methyltransferase RlmH, whose protein sequence is MKIKIITVGKLKEKYLVQGINEYLKRLQSYAKVEIIEVADEKAPENLSEAEMLQVKGKEGERILAKISDQDHVFVLAINGKQFSSEEFSKEIEQLGINGKSQLAFVIGGSLGLSDEVLKRSQQQMSFGKLTYPHQLMRLVLVEQIYRGFRIMRGEPYHK